The sequence GTTCAGCAGATTTAAAAACACTTGCTGCAGCTGGTCGCAGTCGGCAATGATCGGACCGATCTCTTCATAGTGTTCGACCAAATGCAGATTTCCTTGCAAAAAGGACGTTTGCATCAGATTGCAGGTGTCGCGCAGCGTCTCGACGATGTAGCAGGACCCAAAGGAAGGCGTTTGCGGCTTGGAGATATTTAAAAAGTGGTTGACAAGATCTTCAATTCTACGCAACTCGGAGAGGATCATTTTCCCTTTTTTCTCCGATTTTTCGGAAAATTCTTCCTGTTTTAGCATGAGCTGCATCGCCAGCTTGATCACCGCCACCGGGTTGCGAATCTCGTGGGCGATCTGGGCGGCAAACTTGCCCATCGTGGACAGGCGTTCCCCCTGCTTGCTGCTCCGTTCGAGGCGGACGAACTTCGTCATGTCGCGGCCAACGAGCAGCAAGGTCGACGTGGCGTTCGTGTCATCTTCGATCCAGTGCGCGTCCCAGAAGATGTGATGGATGTCGCCTGTGGAGGATTTGACCTCTTCGACAAAGTCGGTCAGCTGCTTACGCCCCTGCAACGCGACGAGCGCGGCGCTTTTTTCGCAGAACATCTCCTGCAGGAGCTGCGGCGCATCGTCCTTTTGGACAAGCAGGCTTTTCGCGGCCTCGTTCAAGTGAATGATCGTGCCGTCCTCAGCGGTGACGAGGATCAGGTTGTTCGAAGTCTCGGCGATCTTCTCCTGCAGGAGCAGGGTGCGGTAGTGTTCCGACTTTAAGATCATCGCCTTGTCGATGGCATGGCCGATCGACAGGACGGTGCCGAGCATATACGGGCTGTGCTCTCGTTTATAGGCGGCGATGGCGAGCCCGCCGACGAGGTTGCCCTGCGGATCGTGCAGCGGCGTGGCGGCGCAGGACATGCCGTGAAGTTCCTGGTTGTAATGCTGGTCTCCGACCATGTGCACCGGGCGGTCTTCCGCCAGCGCCGTGCCTAACGCATTGGCGCCGTACACGTTTTCATGCCAGCTCATCCCCGGGGTGGTGTGGTGCTGCAGCAGTTTGTCCGGCAGGCGTTCACCGCGCGTGGCGAGCAGATAGCCGTCCGCATCGCAGATCGCGACGATGCATTCGCTCTCCACGGTGCTGTACAGCTGATCAACGTAAGGGAGCGCGGACTCGAGCAGCAGCCGGTTGCTGTAGATGCGCGCCGACAGCTCCTGCGCCCCCAGCGGGGTGAGTTCAGGAAGCTTTTCCGGGTCTACCCCATATGCTCTCGACCGTTTCCATGCTTCGGCATAGACGTTCGATTGGTTGTATGCTCTCCTCATGAATGACTCCTTCCTGGCCGCGTGACATCCTCACAGACGTTTCGTATTGCCTTATTATAGAGCAACGCACGAAAAGAATCCATGTCTTGAGCGGCAAGCAGAGCGGTGCAGCCCGGCCGGATCAAGACTGCAAAAAGGTTTTCCGCCCTTAGTGCCGAAGTTGTAAGGAGATGTACAGGTACTGGAGGAAGCGCATGAAGTTAGAAAGACACCGACCTGATTTTGTGCTGTTCGTTGTGGTCATTTTGTTGGCGTTGTTTGGTCTGATCTGCATTTACAGCGCCTCGCAGATGGTGGCGCTCGAAGAGACCGGCATGCAAAGCACCGACAAGTATTTTTTCAAGCAGCTGCAATGGGTGCTGCTCGGGATGCTGGTGATGCTGTTTACGATGAATGTGCAGTTTCTCAGATGGTTTAAGCTGTCCAAGCTGATGCTGCTCGGTTCGTACATCTTGCTGGCGCTGGTCTTTATGCCCGGCATCGGCGTTCACGTCGAAGGGGCGAATCGCTGGGTCAACCTCGGGGTGCAGTTTCAGCCGTCCGACCTGGCGATGCTGGCGATCATCATCCACATCGCGGCACTCTTGTCCAAGAAGCAGGACCGCATCCAAGATCCGAAAGCTTCGTATTGGCCGCCGATGATCCTGATCGGCATCGGCTTTTTGCTGATCATTCTCGAGCCGGACATGGACACCGCCGTCACGTTTGCGCTCTGTCCGTTTGTGATCATGTTTGCGGCGGGCATCCCGTGGAAATATGTGCGCAACACGATCATCGTCGGGCTGGTCGCGCTCGTGCCACTCGCCTTGATGAGCTACCGCGGCGACCGCGTCGCGACTTACCTCAACCCGTTTGCAGGGGGCGTCAACGATGGCAACCTGCAGATCGTGCAGTCCCTGTTCGCGATCGCGACGGGCGGCTGGACCGGGCGGGGTCTCGGGCACTCGATCGAAAAATTTTCCTACCTGCCGATGCCGCACACCGACTTTATCTTCGCGATCTTGTCGGAGGAGTGGGGCTTTATCGGCGGACTGGTACTGGTCGCCTTGTACGCCGTGCTGATCTGGCGCGGGATCTACATCGCGCTGCGCGTGCCGAACCGCTTCGCTTCGCTGGTCGCGATCGGCTTGACAACGCTGATCGGTTTCGCCGTGTTTTTGAACATCGGCTCCGTGTCGGGGCTCTTGCCTGTCATCGGCGTGCCGCTGCCGTTTATCTCGTATGGCGGCACCTCGCTGCTGGTCAAAATGTTCTCGATGGGCATACTGCTGAACATTTCGCGGTATACTGCGCAGGTTCCGCTAAAAGAGGATGCGCCGCGAACGCGGGCCGACTCGAACGTCGCACCGCTTCGCCCGACGCGTTTTGATGCGTAAAGGAAGGTGTCAACCATGCAAGTGTATGTACAGGATCTCGGTCACGATGTGTCGCTGATCGACCTGATGGAACAAGGGGAGCGCGGGCGCTCGGCGTGCTATGTAGTGCGCGGCGCGAAGCTCGCGATCATCGAGACGGGCTCTTCACTGTCCGCCCCGTACATTCTGGCCGGGCTGAAGGAGCTCGGCGTGGCGCCGGAGCAGGTGGAGTATGTGATCGTCACTCACATCCATCTCGACCATTCCGGCGGCGTCGGCTACATCCTGCCCCATTTCCCCAATGCGACAGTTGTCGCGCACCCGCGCGCGGGCCGGCACCTGATCGACCCCTCCCGCCTGATCGAAGGCGCGAAGGCGGTCTACGGCGCCGATGAGTTGGCCCGCCTGTACGGAGAGATTCTGCCCGTTCCGGCCGAGCGGGTGCTGATCCGCGACGAAGGCGAGCAACTCGACCTCGGCAACGGGCACCTGCTCACCTTTTATGACACGCCGGGTCATGCGAAACACCACTTCTCGATCCACGACCCGGCCGCACGGGCGATCTTCTCCGGCGACACGGTGGGCGTGCGCTATGTGCAGGCGCTGACCGGGTGGGATTTCGAATGCATCTATCCCTCGACGTCCCCGACCGATTTTGACCGCGAGGCGGTGATGAACTCGGTCGCCAAGCTGGAGCGATTGCCCGATGTTGACCGCATCTTCCACACCCACTTCGGCCCGACCGCCCCGGCGTCTGTCGCCTTCGCGCGCACCCGCCAGACGGTGGCCGACTTCGACCGCCTGTCCCGCGACCTGTTCCGACCGGGGCTGGACTACCAGATCCTCGCCGAAGCGATCCGCGACTACATCCGCGCCGACCTGGCGAAAGAAGGTCACATCGTGCAGGAGCTTGGCGGGATCGAGTTCGATATCGAGCTGAATGCGAAAGGTATGCTGTATGTGTTGGAAAAGGAGCAGGCCGGTAAATAACGGAACGTGATATTTTCTGGTCGAATGGAGCTCGAAACAATAAAAAGAGAGTCGGCAGATCAACTGCCGACTCTCTTTTTTGCGAATGGAAACGTATGTCGTACCGGATACTGCGGCCCTTCAGGGCCAGCTGACACCGACTCGTACAAGTGCAGCGCCGTCACGTCCCACTCCGCCCCCTGCAGCAGGTCGGCCACGTCCGGCGGCTGCCAGTGCGGGTCGGTGGAGCGCAGGCGGCCGAGAGTGATGTGCGGGCGGAACTGGTCGTGGGCGAAACGGCCGGCGCCGAGCGTGTTCAAAGGCTCAGCCAGCACAGCGTACAGCGCCTGCAAAGGCGCCACGTCGCCGCTCACGCCGCACCAGACGACCTTGGCACGCGGGAACCAACCCGCGTGGTCAATGCGCAGCTGAAACGGCTGCTGCGCGGCCATGTGCGGCGTGACCAGCTCGATCACGCGCTGCACCTGCCCCGCGTCCAAGTCCCCGAGAAAATGTGTCGTGATGTGAAACTGCTCCGAGCGGTACCACTTCTTCACGTCGAGGAGCGGTTCCAGCCGCTCCTCCACCTTGATCAGCGTCCTCCCACACGGTTCCTGCGGCACTTCGAGGCCAAGAAAATACCGTCCCATGCACGAGATCCTCCCTGTGGCGAGAGATTTATCCGAAAATCTGCTCCGCGCGCGCCAGATCGTTGTTATCGTCCACTTCCACCCAGCGCAAGTCGCCGACGTCGACGACTTTCAGCTTCCAGCCTTCGCGGATCAGCTCTTGGAAAGCACGTTCATAGTATTCGTTCTCCTCGCCCTGTTCAACCAGCTTCGCGAGATGGTCGACGACGCCTTGCGCGTCCGCCGCGTTGATCTTGCACAGGCCGATCGATTCGCCCAAGCCCCGCTCGACGGAGATCTCCTTGGACAACTCGGTGACATAGCCGCTCGCATCGAGCACGAATTTCATCGCTTCTTCATCCAGCTTCATCTGCATGTCGACCGCGAGATGCGAGTCGGCCGCACCGGCCACGCGGCTCAAGATGCCGTCTTCCAGCAGCAGGTCGCCATCGGTCAGCACAAAGCCGTCCAGCAGGAAGTCTTTCGCGCAGAGGAGCGTGTAGCCGTTGTTCGTCACATCGTAACGCTCATTTTGCACGAGGCGCACCGGCAGCTCGTTCGTCTGCTGCCATTCGTTGACTGCAGCTTCGATCTGCGGATGACGATAGCCGGTGATCAGCACGACCTCCTGGAAGGCGTTTGTTGCCACCGCTTGCTTCAAGAAACGGTCGAGGATCGTCTGCCCGCCGACTTCGACGAGGCATTTCGGGCGATCATCGGTCAGCGGGCGCAAACGCGACCCGACACCTGCTACAAGAATTACCAATCTCATCTTCTACACTCCTTATTGAGTTACAGAGGCTGTGGTTGCCGTCATTTTAAAGCCGCGCTCCATCATGTCGAGGAACGACAGCACATGCTCTTCGCGGACATGGCCGATGTTGGCGATCTGGAACGCCTTGCCAAGGAACGGGCCTTTGCCGCGGTAGATGACATAGTTGTGTTGCTTCACCCAATCGTGGAACGCTTCCACGTCGATGTCTTCCGGGTAGTAGACGGTGGTCAAAACGCGGGACATCTCCGCTTCGTCGATCACGAAGGACAGGCTTAGCTTCTTCAGGCGGTTGCGCACGAGGCTGGCCAGATAGCCGTAGTGTTTCATCCGCGCCGCCACCGTATCCTGCAGCAGTTCATCGAGCGCCACTTCTAGCGCATAAAACAAGGAGACGGCCGGCGTGTTCGGCGTCTGGTAGGAGAGCGCTTCGAACTCGTAATGCTTGTACAGGTCGAGGTAGCGCGTGCGCGCCTTCTGCCCTTTCAGCGCCTGGAAGGCCGACTTTTTACCGCAGACGAACGCCAGACCCGGCAGCGAGGCCAGCGCTTTGTTCGCCGATGCGGTGCAGAACGTGATGTTCGCCGCTTCTACAGACAGAGCTTCTGCGCCGATCGAGGAGACCGCGTCGACGAGGAAGTCGACATTGTGCTTCTTCATCAGCGCGCCGATCTCGTTGATCGGGTTGAGCATCCCGCAGGAAGTCTCGTGGTGCACGACCATCAGCGCGTCATAAGCGCCGGTTGCGACCAGCTCCTCGACTTTTGCGAGGTCGATCTTGTTCGCCCAGCCAAACTCCAGCGACGTGTAATCGAGCTCATGGCAGCGTGCCAGGTCGATCAGGCGGTTGCCGAACTCGCCGTTGGAGAGGATGAGCAGCTTCTTGCCCGGACCGTAGGAAGAGAGCAGCGCTTCGTTCGCCGAGGTGCCGGAGCCGGTGATGATCACGTTGGTGTAGTCTTTGCCGGTCACGCCGTACGCTTGGTTCAGCTTGGCGCGGCAACGGGTGAGGATCTCGATAAACTCCGTCTCGCGGTGGCCGATGTCTGCGTGCAAGAGCGCCGATTTTACTTTTTTCGAGACCATGACCGGACCTGGGCAGAGCAGCACCTGCTCGGAGATCAGCGGGGTGACCGCATCACGCTTCTCCGTGAACAGGCGCACCGCCTGCAGATAGTCGGTGACAAAATCGATCTCGATCCACGAGCCTTCGACCAGCGTTTCCAGCGCAAACGGGAACTCCGCAGCGATCTCGTTCAGCGCCACTTCGTAGTACACATCCTGCGACACCTTGGTCAAGGCAGCAAAAAACGCTGCGCTGGCATCTGCAGACACGCGCGCGAGGCCGGCAAATTCGCCGAGCGCGTGCTCGTCATCGATCGTCTTACTCAGGAAGACCGCATCGCCTTGGCGGGAGACTTTCATCTCCTCCGGCGAAGAGATCGACTTCTCCTGATAGAGCAGGACGTTGCCGTCGAGCGCCGCCATTTTTTCAAACACATAGCCGTCTGCCACCACATCGCCGTCGAGCAGGTAGAACGATTCGCCGCTGACGAATTCCGCAGCGAGCAGGGCGGAGTACGCGGTCGAAGTGGCCTTGAACGCCGGGTTCTCGATCAGGTGGACGGCGCAGGGCGGGTTGGACGCCGCCAGATGTTCGCGGATCGCTTCCCCTTCATAGCCGATGACAACATAAACATCCTCCACACCGTGCTCCGCCAGTTGGCGGATCTGCCGGGAGAGGATGGTTTCCGAACCGATGGGCAACAGCGCTTTCGGCAACGTTTGAGTAATCGGAGCCAGACGTTCCCCGGCTCCTGCAGCTAAGATGACAGCTTTCATGCCAGAATCCCTCAATTCGTTCTAAAATAGCGAAGCCAAGCTTTCAGCGGTTTGTAGACTGCGAACAGCAAGCCGAGCAGCGTGACGCCGATCAGCGTTCCTTTCGCTCCGGCGAGCACGGCGAACAGGCAGACAACAGCATACTGCTCGTCGATCGAGAAGTCGATGACGAACTTCTTGCGCCCTGCTGTCGGACGGCCCAGCTGCGGCTTGGCCGGAGCTTCGGCAGCAGCCGCTTCCTGCGCCGCTTTCGAAGCCGGGATCGCGCGGTTCATCTGGCCGTAATATTCGAGCAGGAAGAGCACGAACAACGCGCCCATCGCCCAGTAAAACACGGTCACATCTTCGGTCAGCCGATACGCGCCGACAGCGAGCGTCGACACGTACAGAAACTCCTTGATCCGGTCGCACATCTGGTCCAGCCAGCCGCCAAACGGGCTCATCTTGCCCGTGAAGCGCGCGAGCTGGCCGTCACACCAGTCCAGCACGTACGACACATACAAAATCACAGCGCCGATGATCAGAGACGTGCGGTCCCCGACAAGAAACAGACTGCATGCCGCAAGCCCCAGTACCAGCGAAATCAACGTCATCGCATTCGGGTGCAGCCCCATGCGCGCCGCGAGTTCCGTAATCGGCGTCGACAGCCACGTATAGCAGCGGCCGAGATAGTAGTTGCTATACTTCGTGACCGACTCGATCTGCCGGTAACGTTCCGTAAGATTCATCTCTTATTCCTCCATCAACTCTTTACAAAATCTATGTCGAAAGATACTAGATCATAGATACCCGTCTACAAGAATACACCCAAACCAGACCCCAGCACAATAAGCAGTCATAAAAAAACAAAACAGGAGCTCCCGCCCAGCGGAACTCCTGTTTTCAAAGGCATGATGACTCGCTTACAGGTGGCGTACAAGTGCCTCTACGAACTGTTCCAGATACTTTTGATCCAGTTCGTCGAAGCGGTTCTGAATCGGGCTGTCGATGTCGAGCACGCCAAGCAGTTCGCCGTTGACGAGAATCGGCACCACAATCTCCGATTGGGACGCCGCATCGCAGGCGATATGACCCGGGAACTCGTGCACGTATGCCACGAGTACCGTTTCGCGGCGTTCAGCAGCCGTCCCGCATACTCCTTTGCCGATCGGAATACGCACGCAGGCGGGAAGACCTTGGAACGGCCCGAGCACCAATTCCCCATCTTTCATCAAGTAGAACCCCACCCAGTTGATCGTTTCTAAAAATTGATTCAGCAGGGCGGATGCATTGGCGAGATTGGCGATCAGGTCGTTTTCACCATCGAATAGAGCTTCTGCTTGGCGAATCACGACTTCATAATTTTCTTCACGAGTACCGGTATAGCTGCTGGCAGAGAACAAGACTTTCCCTCATTTCCTCATCGTTTGCCTACAGTATACGACATAGACCCCGCGAACGGGAGGCTCTTAAATTCGTTTCTCGATTTCCCATTTGATTCAAGGCACTTCCCAGAATCGGCAATTGTACCATTTCCGATGGAATTATGTTATTATTTCGGGGGATTCTATTGGATAAAACAACCTAAAGGAGTTTCTGTGATATGCTTACTCGGCATTCTCGAACTGAACTAGTCATCGGCCCTGAGGGCGTTGAAAAGCTGCAAGGCAGCACCGTCGTCGTGCTCGGCATGGGCGGCGTCGGATCGTTCACTGTGGAAGCGCTGGCCCGCGCCGGCGTCGGACGCCTCGTGCTCGTCGACAAAGACGATGTGGACATCACCAACATCAACCGCCAGATTCCGGCGCTGACCTCGACGGTCGGCCAGGAAAAAGTCGACGTGATGATGCAGCGCGTGCATGAGATCTCGCCCGACATCGAAGTGATTCCGCTTCGCATGTTCTATTTAGAAGAAAGCAAAGATGAGATCTTCAAATACAACCCCGACTTCGTCGTTGATGCGATCGACACGATCTCGGCAAAAATCCTGCTGATCGTCGAGTGCCACAAGCGCGGCATTCCGATCGTTGCCTCGATGGGCGCCGCGAACAAAGTCGACCCGACGATGTTCCGCGTGATGGACATCTCCAAG comes from Tumebacillus sp. BK434 and encodes:
- a CDS encoding phosphocholine cytidylyltransferase family protein produces the protein MRLVILVAGVGSRLRPLTDDRPKCLVEVGGQTILDRFLKQAVATNAFQEVVLITGYRHPQIEAAVNEWQQTNELPVRLVQNERYDVTNNGYTLLCAKDFLLDGFVLTDGDLLLEDGILSRVAGAADSHLAVDMQMKLDEEAMKFVLDASGYVTELSKEISVERGLGESIGLCKINAADAQGVVDHLAKLVEQGEENEYYERAFQELIREGWKLKVVDVGDLRWVEVDDNNDLARAEQIFG
- a CDS encoding tRNA threonylcarbamoyladenosine dehydratase; translation: MLTRHSRTELVIGPEGVEKLQGSTVVVLGMGGVGSFTVEALARAGVGRLVLVDKDDVDITNINRQIPALTSTVGQEKVDVMMQRVHEISPDIEVIPLRMFYLEESKDEIFKYNPDFVVDAIDTISAKILLIVECHKRGIPIVASMGAANKVDPTMFRVMDISKTKVDPIAKIIRRKLKDHGIYKGVKVVCSLEQPAKPRVDVTEAIVPEHVKEGEAPRKAKNPPASISFVPSVAGLILASVVVRDLVGIKYKM
- a CDS encoding MBL fold metallo-hydrolase, which produces MQVYVQDLGHDVSLIDLMEQGERGRSACYVVRGAKLAIIETGSSLSAPYILAGLKELGVAPEQVEYVIVTHIHLDHSGGVGYILPHFPNATVVAHPRAGRHLIDPSRLIEGAKAVYGADELARLYGEILPVPAERVLIRDEGEQLDLGNGHLLTFYDTPGHAKHHFSIHDPAARAIFSGDTVGVRYVQALTGWDFECIYPSTSPTDFDREAVMNSVAKLERLPDVDRIFHTHFGPTAPASVAFARTRQTVADFDRLSRDLFRPGLDYQILAEAIRDYIRADLAKEGHIVQELGGIEFDIELNAKGMLYVLEKEQAGK
- a CDS encoding aminotransferase class V-fold PLP-dependent enzyme, whose amino-acid sequence is MKAVILAAGAGERLAPITQTLPKALLPIGSETILSRQIRQLAEHGVEDVYVVIGYEGEAIREHLAASNPPCAVHLIENPAFKATSTAYSALLAAEFVSGESFYLLDGDVVADGYVFEKMAALDGNVLLYQEKSISSPEEMKVSRQGDAVFLSKTIDDEHALGEFAGLARVSADASAAFFAALTKVSQDVYYEVALNEIAAEFPFALETLVEGSWIEIDFVTDYLQAVRLFTEKRDAVTPLISEQVLLCPGPVMVSKKVKSALLHADIGHRETEFIEILTRCRAKLNQAYGVTGKDYTNVIITGSGTSANEALLSSYGPGKKLLILSNGEFGNRLIDLARCHELDYTSLEFGWANKIDLAKVEELVATGAYDALMVVHHETSCGMLNPINEIGALMKKHNVDFLVDAVSSIGAEALSVEAANITFCTASANKALASLPGLAFVCGKKSAFQALKGQKARTRYLDLYKHYEFEALSYQTPNTPAVSLFYALEVALDELLQDTVAARMKHYGYLASLVRNRLKKLSLSFVIDEAEMSRVLTTVYYPEDIDVEAFHDWVKQHNYVIYRGKGPFLGKAFQIANIGHVREEHVLSFLDMMERGFKMTATTASVTQ
- the ftsW gene encoding putative lipid II flippase FtsW, producing the protein MKLERHRPDFVLFVVVILLALFGLICIYSASQMVALEETGMQSTDKYFFKQLQWVLLGMLVMLFTMNVQFLRWFKLSKLMLLGSYILLALVFMPGIGVHVEGANRWVNLGVQFQPSDLAMLAIIIHIAALLSKKQDRIQDPKASYWPPMILIGIGFLLIILEPDMDTAVTFALCPFVIMFAAGIPWKYVRNTIIVGLVALVPLALMSYRGDRVATYLNPFAGGVNDGNLQIVQSLFAIATGGWTGRGLGHSIEKFSYLPMPHTDFIFAILSEEWGFIGGLVLVALYAVLIWRGIYIALRVPNRFASLVAIGLTTLIGFAVFLNIGSVSGLLPVIGVPLPFISYGGTSLLVKMFSMGILLNISRYTAQVPLKEDAPRTRADSNVAPLRPTRFDA
- a CDS encoding GAF domain-containing protein — translated: MFSASSYTGTREENYEVVIRQAEALFDGENDLIANLANASALLNQFLETINWVGFYLMKDGELVLGPFQGLPACVRIPIGKGVCGTAAERRETVLVAYVHEFPGHIACDAASQSEIVVPILVNGELLGVLDIDSPIQNRFDELDQKYLEQFVEALVRHL
- a CDS encoding ATP-binding protein, producing MRRAYNQSNVYAEAWKRSRAYGVDPEKLPELTPLGAQELSARIYSNRLLLESALPYVDQLYSTVESECIVAICDADGYLLATRGERLPDKLLQHHTTPGMSWHENVYGANALGTALAEDRPVHMVGDQHYNQELHGMSCAATPLHDPQGNLVGGLAIAAYKREHSPYMLGTVLSIGHAIDKAMILKSEHYRTLLLQEKIAETSNNLILVTAEDGTIIHLNEAAKSLLVQKDDAPQLLQEMFCEKSAALVALQGRKQLTDFVEEVKSSTGDIHHIFWDAHWIEDDTNATSTLLLVGRDMTKFVRLERSSKQGERLSTMGKFAAQIAHEIRNPVAVIKLAMQLMLKQEEFSEKSEKKGKMILSELRRIEDLVNHFLNISKPQTPSFGSCYIVETLRDTCNLMQTSFLQGNLHLVEHYEEIGPIIADCDQLQQVFLNLLNNAIDATPSGGTIDVRVRRDEAEPEFVQIVISDTGQGIPEDRLADVFEPFYTTKSRGTGLGLSNAKSIIEAHGGDMEVESAVDHGTIVSIWLPFEPTVS
- the thpR gene encoding RNA 2',3'-cyclic phosphodiesterase — protein: MGRYFLGLEVPQEPCGRTLIKVEERLEPLLDVKKWYRSEQFHITTHFLGDLDAGQVQRVIELVTPHMAAQQPFQLRIDHAGWFPRAKVVWCGVSGDVAPLQALYAVLAEPLNTLGAGRFAHDQFRPHITLGRLRSTDPHWQPPDVADLLQGAEWDVTALHLYESVSAGPEGPQYPVRHTFPFAKKRVGS
- a CDS encoding CDP-alcohol phosphatidyltransferase family protein, translated to MNLTERYRQIESVTKYSNYYLGRCYTWLSTPITELAARMGLHPNAMTLISLVLGLAACSLFLVGDRTSLIIGAVILYVSYVLDWCDGQLARFTGKMSPFGGWLDQMCDRIKEFLYVSTLAVGAYRLTEDVTVFYWAMGALFVLFLLEYYGQMNRAIPASKAAQEAAAAEAPAKPQLGRPTAGRKKFVIDFSIDEQYAVVCLFAVLAGAKGTLIGVTLLGLLFAVYKPLKAWLRYFRTN